The DNA sequence ttaatatattatgAGTTAAATTTcgttaagaaacaattgagttacgaagctttgaaaattgcccaaacttctggccaagagctctgggacacttaacggagtttttaacagaatgaccgaaatgatgaatgatgaacaatctcagggaccacttttattgatttgaaatgttagggactgaagtgatgagttatacaaatctcaatgaccattttggctatttagccttaatgaaattcaatcatttctttcaaaacaaaaaaaaatcaattgaaaGAAATGGTAGTCTTGCAGAAGAAATGAAATGAATCTACTGATTGGCTTTGGTTAATCATGTGTAATTTGCTAGTTACATTGGTTTTGGGTCTACCAATTGCTTCCGCTCCAGTACCAATGACTCAATTTTCATTGCGCGAATGTAAAACTATAAAGCATACCCATTAAAGCAAAACATTACATCAATCTTCTAACTGAACATAAAAATATGCTTGAGATTGTTGAGTTGTTGAATCCTATGGATTAGCAAATATGCTTGTTCTAATAGATCCTAAAGATTTATAAACACAATGCAAATATGCTTGAGGAGAGCAAATAGAACTCAGTACTACTACAGAGCGCATCTCTGTTACCCATCCCGATCCACGTATGCTTCATCGTGCCTCTTCAGAGAGAATCCTTGTTCAAACCATCAAAGTAACGGTGCTCCATAGCTGCCTTTGCTGAAATGCGTTTAGCAGGATCGTATTGCAACATTTGCTGCAAGCATAAACAACATATTTAGAACTAGTATTCCTCACCAAGTAGAATAACAAAAAACTATATAAAGTAGCACATTTTGAGGGAAGCAAAATCGAACATACCAACAACAGATCCAGCCCCATTTCGTCCAAATTGGGAACAGCCTTTGCCAAACTTTGGGGACTCCACTGGGGGTACTCATGCCAGTCCTTGAGCTTACTGACACCTGGCCACACATCCTCATTTGGAGTGCCCAACAACCTGCATCAAAGATCCATAAGCAAAAGAACTGGGCTAATTGACACTTAATGAAAGTAGTCGGCAAATTTTTGGTAACTGGGAAGTGGAAACTATTTTAGTGAACCTGAATATATGCAGGAGCTGCTGCAGTTCAGAATCCCCAGGGAATATTGCTTGCTTCGTGACAAGTTCAGCTATAATTCAGAAACAATATACCGTTAAACCAATGGGGCAAATTTTTACAAATTCAAAACTATCGAAAATCAAATGCAAGCTTCGTAAAAAACAGATGAGTACCAAATATACAGCCAACAGACCAAATATCCACTGCAGTTGAGTAGTGTGTAGCTCCCAGGAGGACTTCAGGAGCCCTATACCAAAGGGTCAATATCTGCAGTCGTACTTGCACAAATTCCTTAGCTACTGTCAAAAGCAACAAAATAACTTGTAACCAAAAGTGAACGCATTAACTACCTCATGAGTATACTTCTTGAGTGGCACAGTGAAAGCTCTAGCAAGTCCAAGATCTGCAATTTTAAGCATCATAGTTTTACGGTCCATCAGGAGATTGTGAGGCTTAAGATCCCTGCATAAATGGAAGTAAAACAAATCAACCCAACTTAAAAGAAAACTCGAAGGGAGAAACAAAGcgcaaagaaaagagagagaaacagcATGTCGTTTGTAAGTTAATTGACAAAAGGTCACCTGTGCAAAATTCCATGACCATGGCAAAAGGCAACACCTTTGCAAAGTTGGAACATCAGGCTCTGCATCATCAGAAAATCACCATTTCAATTACACAATTCCATGTGTGATTAAGTTGATTGGGAATAAACATTTGGGGGACAAACAAATGAGAGAGCAGACTTTAACGATGGGGGAGGGAATTTGCTCTCCAGATTGACGGAAGGTGCGGATGAATTTCTTGAGATCAGTGTCCATGTACTCAAACACCAAGTAGAGTACAGTCTTTCCTTCCTTGTTCTGCCCTTGTTTCACATCCATCAACCTATTACAGAattggggtttagggtttcgtTAATTCACAATTTACCGACCAAATCAATGGATttacagaaaaagaagaaaacccAAACCAATCAATTGAAGATTTCATTTCCGTAAGTACAAGAACGAaatcaaaccctaatttgtAGAATTAAAGGAagaaagttagagagagagagagagagagagaagaagaaaggaaacgAACTTGACGATGTGGGGGTCTCGGGAGAGCATGCGGAGAATGGAGACCTCGCGGAGAGTGGTAGGAGGGACGCCTTCCTCGTCCTCGTGGAGGCGAGTCTTCTTGAGGGCGACGATCTTGCCAGTCGCCTTCTCTCTCGCTCTGTACACCTTCCCGTACGTCCCTTCT is a window from the Malus domestica chromosome 16, GDT2T_hap1 genome containing:
- the LOC103443122 gene encoding cyclin-dependent kinase B2-2-like — protein: MEMIGEANKGASAMEAFEKLEKVGEGTYGKVYRAREKATGKIVALKKTRLHEDEEGVPPTTLREVSILRMLSRDPHIVKLMDVKQGQNKEGKTVLYLVFEYMDTDLKKFIRTFRQSGEQIPSPIVKSLMFQLCKGVAFCHGHGILHRDLKPHNLLMDRKTMMLKIADLGLARAFTVPLKKYTHEILTLWYRAPEVLLGATHYSTAVDIWSVGCIFAELVTKQAIFPGDSELQQLLHIFRLLGTPNEDVWPGVSKLKDWHEYPQWSPQSLAKAVPNLDEMGLDLLLQMLQYDPAKRISAKAAMEHRYFDGLNKDSL